In Cervus elaphus chromosome 29, mCerEla1.1, whole genome shotgun sequence, a single window of DNA contains:
- the FANCG gene encoding Fanconi anemia group G protein isoform X2 yields MAHKTPLGSSASHVSCLDLWREKNDQLVRQAKVAQDSSLPLRRQQLAQNALEGLRGLLCSLRVLETQGQPEARPEHGLRGLWDSALRASSLLPGLLPALHHLAGLQAALWLTTNRLGDLTLLLQTLTVSQSRAAEDVLLLLKTWRPPGEESDAPLTLQDARGLRDVLLTAFAYRQGLQELITGSLPKALSSLHEAASGLCPRSLLVQVYTALGTCLRKMGSPQRAVLYLVAALKEGSTWGPPLLEASRLYQQLGNIAAEIESLELLVEALSITRIHKARQLLIEVELLLPRPDPASPLHCGTQSQAKYLLASRCLQTGRAADAAEHYLDLLALLLDGSEPKFSPPPCPPGPCMPELFLEAAAALIQAGRAQDALTVCEELLSRTSFLLPKRPRLWEDARRRTKESPHCSPWVSATHLLQGQAWVQLGAQKEAISEYSRCLELLFRATPEDEEQGPASSCEQGCTSDMALQQLRTAALISRGLEWAALGQDTKALQDFLLSVQMCPGNQDASYHLLQTLRRLDRRDEATALWRRLEAQTELLPENTAWSLPLYLETCLGWIRPPDRETLREEFQTSGDL; encoded by the exons ATGGCTCACAAGACTCCTCTGGGCTCTTCTGCCTCACACGTCAGCTGCCTGGACCTGTGGAGGGAAAAGAATGACCAGCTAGTTCGACAGGCCAAG GTTGCTCAGGACTCAAGTTTGCCTCTGAGGCGACAGCAGTTGGCTCAGAATGCACTGGAAGGGCTCAGGGGACTCCTCTGTAGTCTGCGGG TGCTGGAGACGCAGGGGCAGCCGGAAGCCAGGCCGGAACACGGGCTCAGGGGGCTGTGGGACTCCGCCCTCCGTGCTTCCTCCCTCCTGCCGGGGCtgctccctgcccttcaccacctTGCTGGCCTGCAGGCTGCCCTCTGGCTGACCACGAACCGTCTTGGGGACCTGACCTTGCTGCTGCAGACCCTGACTGTTAGCCAG AGCAGGGCCGCTGAGGATGTGCTGCTGCTTCTGAAAACCTGGAGACCCCCAGGTGAGGAGTCAGATGCTCCGCTGACCCTGCAGGATGCCCGAGGCTTGCGCGATGTCCTTCTGACAGCATTTGCCTATCGTCAAG GCCTCCAGGAGCTGATCACAGGGAGCTTGCCCAAGGCACTGAGCAGCCTGCATGAAGCGGCCTCAGGTCTGTGCCCACGGTCTCTGTTGGTCCAGGTGTACACAGCCCTGGGAACCTGTCTTCGTAAGATG GGCAGTCCGCAGAGAGCTGTGCTCTACTTGGTTGCAGCCCTGAAAGAGGGATCAACCTGGGGTCCCCCACTTCTGGAGGCCTCCAGGCTATATCAGCAACTGGGGAACATAGCAGCGGAGATTGAGAGTCTGGAGCTGCTGGTTGAG GCTTTGAGTATCACTCGTATCCATAAAGCCCGTCAGCTTCTCATTGAGGTAGAGTTATTACTCCCACGACCTGACCCAGCCTCACCCCTTCACTGTGGCACACAGAGCCAGGCCAAGTACCTGCTAGCAAGCCGATGCCTACAGACAGGAAG GGCAGCGGACGCTGCAGAACATTACCTGGACCTGCTCGCCCTGTTGCTGGATGGCTCAGAGCCAAAG TTCTCCCCACCACCTTGCCCCCCAGGGCCCTGTATGCCTGAGTTGTTTTTGGAGGCAGCAGCAGCGTTGATCCAGGCAGGCCGAGCCCAGGATGCTTTGACCGTATGTGAGGAGCTGCTTAGCCGCACATCATTTCTGCTTCCCAAGAGGCCTCGGCTGTGGGAAGATGccagaagaagaaccaaagagtcaCCACACTGCTCACCCTGGGTCTCTGCTACCCATCTGCTTCAGGGCCAAGCTTGGGTGCAACTGGGGGCCCAAAAGGAGGCAATTAGTGAATATAGCCG GTGTCTTGAGCTGCTCTTCCGGGCCACACCTGAGGATGAAGAACAGG GGCCTGCTTCCAGCTGTGAGCAGGGGTGTACATCAGATATGGCGCTACAACAGCTTCGGACAGCTGCCCTGATTAGtcgtggactggaatgggcggcCCTTGGCCAGGATACCAAAGCCCTACAGGACTTCCTTCTCAGTGTGCAGATGTGTCCAG GTAATCAAGATGCTTCCTATCACCTGCTTCAGACTCTGAGGAGGCTGGATCGGAGAGATGAGGCCACTGCTCTCTGGAGGAGGCTGGAGGCCCAAACTGAGTTGCTACCGGAGAATACTGCATG GTCCCTCCCCCTGTACTTAGAAACCTGTTTGGGCTGGATCCGTCCCCCTGACCGTGAAACCCTTCGTGAGGAATTTCAGACATCTGGAGACTTGTGA
- the FANCG gene encoding Fanconi anemia group G protein isoform X1, translating to MAHKTPLGSSASHVSCLDLWREKNDQLVRQAKVAQDSSLPLRRQQLAQNALEGLRGLLCSLRGLPATVSVLPLELTVICNFITLRASLAQGFAEELAQDIQQGLERVLETQGQPEARPEHGLRGLWDSALRASSLLPGLLPALHHLAGLQAALWLTTNRLGDLTLLLQTLTVSQSRAAEDVLLLLKTWRPPGEESDAPLTLQDARGLRDVLLTAFAYRQGLQELITGSLPKALSSLHEAASGLCPRSLLVQVYTALGTCLRKMGSPQRAVLYLVAALKEGSTWGPPLLEASRLYQQLGNIAAEIESLELLVEALSITRIHKARQLLIEVELLLPRPDPASPLHCGTQSQAKYLLASRCLQTGRAADAAEHYLDLLALLLDGSEPKFSPPPCPPGPCMPELFLEAAAALIQAGRAQDALTVCEELLSRTSFLLPKRPRLWEDARRRTKESPHCSPWVSATHLLQGQAWVQLGAQKEAISEYSRCLELLFRATPEDEEQGPASSCEQGCTSDMALQQLRTAALISRGLEWAALGQDTKALQDFLLSVQMCPGNQDASYHLLQTLRRLDRRDEATALWRRLEAQTELLPENTAWSLPLYLETCLGWIRPPDRETLREEFQTSGDL from the exons ATGGCTCACAAGACTCCTCTGGGCTCTTCTGCCTCACACGTCAGCTGCCTGGACCTGTGGAGGGAAAAGAATGACCAGCTAGTTCGACAGGCCAAG GTTGCTCAGGACTCAAGTTTGCCTCTGAGGCGACAGCAGTTGGCTCAGAATGCACTGGAAGGGCTCAGGGGACTCCTCTGTAGTCTGCGGG GGCTCCCGGCGACTGTTTCTGTTCTCCCTTTGGAACTGACTGTCATCTGCAACTTTATCACCCTGAGGGCAAGCCTGGCCCAGGGCTTCGCTGAGGAGCTGGCACAGGATATCCAGCAGGGCCTAGAGAGAG TGCTGGAGACGCAGGGGCAGCCGGAAGCCAGGCCGGAACACGGGCTCAGGGGGCTGTGGGACTCCGCCCTCCGTGCTTCCTCCCTCCTGCCGGGGCtgctccctgcccttcaccacctTGCTGGCCTGCAGGCTGCCCTCTGGCTGACCACGAACCGTCTTGGGGACCTGACCTTGCTGCTGCAGACCCTGACTGTTAGCCAG AGCAGGGCCGCTGAGGATGTGCTGCTGCTTCTGAAAACCTGGAGACCCCCAGGTGAGGAGTCAGATGCTCCGCTGACCCTGCAGGATGCCCGAGGCTTGCGCGATGTCCTTCTGACAGCATTTGCCTATCGTCAAG GCCTCCAGGAGCTGATCACAGGGAGCTTGCCCAAGGCACTGAGCAGCCTGCATGAAGCGGCCTCAGGTCTGTGCCCACGGTCTCTGTTGGTCCAGGTGTACACAGCCCTGGGAACCTGTCTTCGTAAGATG GGCAGTCCGCAGAGAGCTGTGCTCTACTTGGTTGCAGCCCTGAAAGAGGGATCAACCTGGGGTCCCCCACTTCTGGAGGCCTCCAGGCTATATCAGCAACTGGGGAACATAGCAGCGGAGATTGAGAGTCTGGAGCTGCTGGTTGAG GCTTTGAGTATCACTCGTATCCATAAAGCCCGTCAGCTTCTCATTGAGGTAGAGTTATTACTCCCACGACCTGACCCAGCCTCACCCCTTCACTGTGGCACACAGAGCCAGGCCAAGTACCTGCTAGCAAGCCGATGCCTACAGACAGGAAG GGCAGCGGACGCTGCAGAACATTACCTGGACCTGCTCGCCCTGTTGCTGGATGGCTCAGAGCCAAAG TTCTCCCCACCACCTTGCCCCCCAGGGCCCTGTATGCCTGAGTTGTTTTTGGAGGCAGCAGCAGCGTTGATCCAGGCAGGCCGAGCCCAGGATGCTTTGACCGTATGTGAGGAGCTGCTTAGCCGCACATCATTTCTGCTTCCCAAGAGGCCTCGGCTGTGGGAAGATGccagaagaagaaccaaagagtcaCCACACTGCTCACCCTGGGTCTCTGCTACCCATCTGCTTCAGGGCCAAGCTTGGGTGCAACTGGGGGCCCAAAAGGAGGCAATTAGTGAATATAGCCG GTGTCTTGAGCTGCTCTTCCGGGCCACACCTGAGGATGAAGAACAGG GGCCTGCTTCCAGCTGTGAGCAGGGGTGTACATCAGATATGGCGCTACAACAGCTTCGGACAGCTGCCCTGATTAGtcgtggactggaatgggcggcCCTTGGCCAGGATACCAAAGCCCTACAGGACTTCCTTCTCAGTGTGCAGATGTGTCCAG GTAATCAAGATGCTTCCTATCACCTGCTTCAGACTCTGAGGAGGCTGGATCGGAGAGATGAGGCCACTGCTCTCTGGAGGAGGCTGGAGGCCCAAACTGAGTTGCTACCGGAGAATACTGCATG GTCCCTCCCCCTGTACTTAGAAACCTGTTTGGGCTGGATCCGTCCCCCTGACCGTGAAACCCTTCGTGAGGAATTTCAGACATCTGGAGACTTGTGA